The following are encoded in a window of Candidatus Hydrogenedentota bacterium genomic DNA:
- a CDS encoding histidinol-phosphatase produces MSSDCPGPWRVSFHGGHSGEFCDHGEGALEEFVLAAVAAGCPAYGLTEHAPRIEPRFLFAEERALGWDVAHLERLFDRYARRVDALAAQYGGRIVLFKGFEIEVVPRARYVEVMTGLRREHAFDYIVGSVHYVDEIIIDYTRAEFDRAVAHCGGLEALAVRYYETLAEMAAALKPEIIGHFDLVRKQAADEASVSTSRVRAAACAALDSVKEHGGILDVNTSGYRRGLGRPYPAPWVVRAARERGIPFTFGDDSHRPSEVAADLDTARQYLLDLDVREIITFGRGPNGLEQRPISLLDP; encoded by the coding sequence ATGTCTTCAGATTGTCCAGGCCCTTGGCGCGTGTCGTTTCATGGCGGCCATTCCGGCGAATTCTGCGACCATGGCGAAGGCGCACTGGAAGAGTTTGTGCTGGCCGCGGTCGCGGCCGGATGTCCGGCCTACGGTCTTACGGAACATGCGCCCCGCATCGAACCGCGGTTTCTCTTTGCCGAAGAACGCGCCCTTGGCTGGGACGTTGCCCATTTGGAACGGCTGTTTGACCGCTACGCGCGCCGCGTGGATGCGTTGGCGGCGCAATACGGGGGCCGTATCGTTCTGTTCAAGGGCTTCGAGATCGAGGTCGTGCCGCGGGCGCGCTATGTCGAGGTCATGACCGGCTTGCGGCGGGAGCACGCCTTCGATTACATCGTCGGTTCCGTCCATTATGTCGATGAGATCATCATCGACTACACGCGCGCGGAATTCGACCGCGCCGTAGCCCATTGCGGCGGTCTCGAAGCGCTTGCGGTCCGCTATTACGAGACCCTCGCCGAGATGGCGGCGGCGTTGAAACCCGAAATCATCGGCCACTTCGACCTGGTCCGCAAACAAGCTGCCGATGAGGCGTCCGTGAGCACATCGCGCGTGCGCGCCGCTGCCTGCGCCGCGCTCGACTCCGTGAAGGAGCACGGCGGCATTCTCGATGTCAACACGTCCGGCTACCGGCGCGGCCTCGGCCGCCCCTACCCCGCGCCGTGGGTCGTGCGCGCCGCGCGCGAACGCGGCATCCCCTTCACGTTCGGCGACGACAGCCACCGCCCGTCCGAGGTGGCCGCCGACCTCGACACCGCGCGCCAATACCTGCTCGACCTCGACGTGCGCGAGATCATAACCTTCGGCCGGGGTCCGAACGGGTTGGAGCAGCGCCCCATCTCCCTGCTTGACCCATAG
- a CDS encoding GntR family transcriptional regulator — translation MKFSSELPLYESLKRALLERIKNGDLPEGTRILPEIELARTMGVSRSTARKALQALEMDGYLSRTAGRGSFVKSRRKTMGSASAARGTFGAAFCAADRFNHVGEVLQGFTNKAVADGFRVLVHPQSAEQADQFEYLVGVCNSDMDGWALWLAAPTEKTVGLLRHVQDAGCALVLVDRFVRTLDTDSVVTKNEKMTFELTRELTRRGRREVGFINFSDANTVNEDRETGYRRALADAGLDVNPDYLIRDGQGGQEALRLQILATLGLRRRPTGMCCASARHAAVLAEELQRLGYGIPEDVELAVIDDERMADRAEFPILCARQRSYDMGSIAAELLLNRLEHPDSEWQQVRLDYDLNFPRE, via the coding sequence GTGAAATTCTCGTCGGAATTGCCCTTGTATGAGTCGTTGAAACGCGCATTGCTCGAGCGCATCAAGAACGGCGATCTTCCCGAGGGTACCCGCATCCTCCCTGAAATCGAGTTGGCCAGGACGATGGGCGTCAGCCGTAGCACCGCGCGCAAAGCCTTGCAGGCGCTGGAGATGGACGGATATTTGTCCCGGACAGCGGGCCGGGGTTCGTTCGTGAAGTCGCGGCGGAAGACAATGGGTTCCGCCTCGGCGGCACGGGGTACCTTCGGGGCGGCGTTTTGCGCGGCGGACCGGTTCAACCACGTGGGGGAGGTGCTGCAGGGTTTCACGAACAAGGCGGTGGCGGACGGTTTTCGGGTGCTGGTACACCCGCAGAGCGCGGAGCAGGCCGATCAATTCGAGTATCTGGTGGGGGTCTGCAACAGCGATATGGACGGGTGGGCCTTGTGGCTGGCCGCGCCCACGGAGAAGACCGTCGGGTTGCTTCGCCACGTTCAGGATGCCGGCTGTGCGCTGGTGCTCGTGGACCGTTTCGTGCGCACCCTGGACACGGACAGCGTGGTGACGAAGAACGAGAAAATGACCTTCGAACTCACCCGGGAGCTGACCCGGCGCGGCCGGCGCGAAGTGGGGTTCATCAATTTCAGCGATGCAAACACGGTGAACGAAGACCGCGAAACGGGCTACCGCCGCGCGCTTGCCGATGCCGGCCTGGATGTGAACCCGGATTACTTGATCCGGGACGGGCAGGGCGGCCAGGAAGCGTTGCGCCTGCAGATTCTCGCGACGTTGGGGCTGCGCCGCCGCCCGACGGGCATGTGTTGCGCCTCGGCACGCCACGCCGCCGTGCTGGCCGAGGAACTGCAGCGTCTCGGCTACGGCATCCCGGAAGACGTGGAACTGGCCGTCATCGACGACGAACGCATGGCGGACCGGGCGGAGTTTCCCATCCTCTGCGCTCGTCAGCGGTCCTACGATATGGGGAGTATCGCCGCGGAACTGCTCTTGAACCGGCTGGAGCACCCGGACAGCGAATGGCAACAGGTCCGGCTCGACTACGACCTCAATTTCCCGCGGGAATAG
- a CDS encoding leucine-rich repeat domain-containing protein encodes MKHACCLVAVLLSAGAQGAVIVEFSDRGLEERVRDTIDKPTGDILDTDLLYLTYLDARESAISDLTGLEYCVNLLHLNLRHNHVRDLQPIARLTKLDSCYLTRNGLGDEDLAALADLQGLAELDLSGNQITDMSVLGGLTNLAHLYLAQNEISDMSPAANLPRLRSLDLSWNKISDISAVASLPLLSWLALSGNEISDIFPVAELVEPRHLDLAWNQISDISAIANLTRLTRLDLGGNQITDISPVAGLTYLLEELYLDNNAIVSIEPVTGLHGLRTLSLFSNQIADLGPAAANPGLGSGDLVVVTYNPLAESAFCVDIPALVERGVFVIFIGACSSGEGEGEGEEPVACGGAEPVRPHSADQDGNWSISLPELMRVIQFYNSDGYHIDPVSEDGYAAGPGETAASGRHDSDYDAADWRISLSEMLRLTQFYHAKSYAVAVYPTEDGYEANPSPMQEVMTLARAVTQGGICEAGQTVEVTLTLNYDGLERITALAVYELLPEGWTLDGWVSGAIPNIVLGQSDLLQMAWIFVPAMPVTLTYRAKAPAVPVGCQDIRGQVVYRTSGGELRSQATVTAVEVVAPTQ; translated from the coding sequence ATGAAGCACGCATGTTGCCTGGTTGCCGTATTGTTGTCGGCGGGCGCGCAGGGGGCGGTCATAGTCGAATTCTCGGACCGGGGGCTGGAGGAACGCGTCCGGGACACGATTGACAAGCCCACGGGCGATATCCTGGACACCGACCTTCTGTACTTGACCTATCTGGACGCTCGAGAATCCGCGATATCGGACCTGACCGGTCTCGAATACTGCGTGAACCTGCTGCACCTCAATCTGCGGCATAACCATGTCCGGGACTTGCAGCCGATCGCCCGATTGACAAAGCTGGACTCGTGCTACTTGACACGGAACGGACTTGGAGACGAGGACCTGGCTGCGCTCGCGGACTTACAGGGTCTGGCCGAACTGGACCTTTCGGGCAATCAGATTACGGACATGTCCGTTCTCGGCGGCTTGACGAACCTCGCCCACCTGTATCTCGCCCAGAACGAGATTTCCGATATGAGCCCCGCGGCGAATCTGCCGCGATTGCGTTCCCTGGACCTTTCGTGGAACAAGATTTCGGACATCAGCGCGGTGGCTTCGCTGCCGCTCCTCTCATGGCTGGCCTTGAGCGGCAACGAGATTTCGGACATTTTCCCCGTCGCGGAACTCGTGGAACCGCGACACCTGGACCTGGCCTGGAACCAGATTTCCGATATCAGCGCGATAGCGAATCTGACCCGGCTGACCCGTTTGGACCTCGGCGGCAACCAGATTACGGACATCAGCCCCGTCGCCGGGCTGACTTATTTGTTGGAGGAGCTGTATCTCGACAACAACGCCATTGTTTCCATCGAGCCGGTTACCGGGTTGCACGGACTGAGGACGCTGTCGCTTTTCTCGAATCAGATCGCGGACCTCGGCCCCGCGGCGGCGAATCCCGGGCTGGGCAGCGGCGACCTGGTGGTCGTGACGTACAATCCGCTGGCGGAATCGGCGTTTTGCGTGGACATTCCCGCGCTGGTGGAACGGGGGGTGTTTGTGATCTTTATTGGCGCCTGCTCCAGCGGCGAAGGCGAGGGCGAAGGCGAAGAACCGGTGGCGTGCGGGGGCGCGGAGCCGGTCCGGCCGCACAGCGCCGACCAGGATGGGAACTGGAGCATTTCGCTGCCGGAACTGATGCGGGTCATTCAGTTCTACAATTCGGACGGCTACCACATCGACCCGGTGAGCGAAGACGGCTACGCCGCAGGACCCGGAGAGACGGCCGCCAGCGGCCGCCACGACAGCGACTACGATGCGGCCGACTGGCGGATCAGCCTGAGCGAAATGCTCCGGCTGACGCAGTTCTATCATGCAAAATCGTATGCCGTCGCCGTATATCCCACGGAGGACGGGTACGAAGCCAATCCCAGCCCAATGCAGGAGGTGATGACGCTGGCGCGCGCCGTGACGCAAGGCGGCATCTGCGAAGCGGGACAGACGGTCGAGGTTACGCTGACGCTGAATTACGATGGCTTGGAGAGGATAACGGCTCTGGCCGTATATGAATTGCTTCCCGAAGGTTGGACCCTGGACGGGTGGGTGTCCGGCGCCATCCCGAACATCGTGCTGGGGCAAAGCGACCTGCTCCAAATGGCCTGGATTTTCGTGCCGGCCATGCCCGTCACGCTCACGTACCGCGCCAAGGCCCCGGCCGTGCCCGTGGGCTGCCAGGATATCCGCGGCCAGGTCGTGTACCGAACGTCCGGGGGGGAACTTCGCTCACAAGCGACCGTGACCGCGGTCGAGGTTGTTGCGCCGACGCAATAA
- a CDS encoding SLC26A/SulP transporter family protein — MQAESGHLSDRTWSWSAEAWGGLAAMLVALPSAVAFGMLVYAPFGPDYVGQGALAGVVGAAALGLVAPLIGRNGGLISAPCAPAAAVLSALAADLVSGNTGGIEPSSLPALLALTVMLSSVLQVLYGAIGGGRLIKFIPYPVVSGYMSGVGALIAISQLPKLLGLPPGTPLVQGVTSPALWQWQGLLAGMVTIAAMWVGPRITTKTPPAILGLLAGIVVYLVLALFSPGLRTLEGNTLVIGPLLATGSFLDAAAERAASFFTFDPAALRHVLIPALTLSALLSIDTLKTCVVLDALTRSRHNSNRELIGQGFGNAVACLAGGMPGAGTVGPTLVNVTSGGRTPRSGVIEGALTVVAFLLIGNLIAWLPVAALAGILLLVAWRMVDKSMLRLLRYPGGRLDFAVIAGVIVVAVTVDLIAAAGVGVILAIVLFIRDQMRGSVIRRKRYLSEVSSKTRRLAAERELLAQHGGQGVFCELQGNLFFGTTDQLFSQLEQDLRRRKYILFDMRRVQSLDFTAAHLLYQMQAQLAERGGRLLFSGMPSTVLDRRHFEHDLARAGVLRKDGGAMVFETLDAALEWMEEQILESAAPGPPNEEPLLQLRDIDLFRGLDESAMHVLGACARELSIPPGEKVFAQGDTGDELYLVRRGSVRILLPLEGGKRHHVATFGHGDFFGELSFLDRGLRSADAEAKAATELYALPRARFDAEVQRSAAAFSGQFFARLALVIAKRMRQTDIELQALEER; from the coding sequence ATGCAAGCGGAGTCAGGGCATCTCTCCGATAGAACTTGGTCCTGGTCTGCTGAGGCGTGGGGCGGCCTGGCCGCCATGCTCGTGGCGTTGCCGTCCGCGGTCGCGTTCGGCATGCTGGTCTATGCGCCGTTCGGCCCGGACTACGTGGGGCAGGGCGCGCTGGCGGGCGTTGTCGGCGCGGCCGCGCTGGGTCTTGTGGCGCCGTTGATCGGCAGGAACGGCGGGCTCATCTCGGCTCCCTGCGCACCCGCGGCAGCGGTGTTGTCGGCGCTGGCCGCGGATCTCGTCTCCGGGAACACGGGCGGCATTGAGCCGTCCAGCCTCCCCGCGTTGCTTGCGCTGACGGTGATGTTGTCATCGGTGCTTCAGGTACTGTACGGGGCCATCGGCGGCGGCCGGCTGATCAAGTTCATTCCCTATCCGGTGGTGAGCGGCTACATGTCCGGCGTGGGCGCGCTGATTGCGATCAGCCAGCTGCCCAAACTGCTGGGGCTGCCGCCGGGCACTCCGCTGGTTCAGGGAGTGACGTCGCCCGCGCTGTGGCAATGGCAGGGCCTGCTGGCCGGCATGGTCACGATCGCCGCCATGTGGGTGGGGCCGCGCATTACCACAAAAACCCCGCCGGCCATACTCGGCCTGCTGGCCGGCATAGTGGTCTATCTGGTTCTTGCCTTGTTTTCTCCCGGGCTGCGGACACTCGAAGGCAACACGCTCGTCATTGGCCCCTTGCTTGCCACCGGCTCGTTTCTTGACGCGGCGGCGGAACGCGCCGCGTCTTTCTTCACTTTCGACCCGGCCGCGCTCCGCCACGTACTGATACCCGCGCTCACCCTCTCCGCGCTGCTGTCCATCGACACGCTGAAGACCTGTGTCGTGCTCGACGCGTTGACCCGCAGCCGCCACAACTCGAACCGCGAACTTATCGGCCAGGGCTTTGGCAACGCCGTCGCGTGCCTCGCCGGCGGCATGCCCGGCGCGGGCACGGTGGGGCCGACGCTCGTCAATGTCACTTCCGGCGGGCGGACGCCGCGTTCGGGTGTTATCGAAGGGGCCTTGACCGTCGTGGCCTTCCTGCTCATAGGCAACTTGATAGCCTGGCTGCCCGTCGCCGCGCTGGCGGGCATCCTGCTGCTGGTCGCATGGCGGATGGTGGACAAGAGCATGCTCCGGCTGCTGCGGTATCCGGGCGGCCGCCTGGACTTCGCCGTGATCGCCGGGGTCATCGTCGTGGCGGTCACAGTTGACCTGATCGCGGCCGCCGGGGTTGGCGTGATCCTGGCGATCGTCTTGTTCATCCGCGACCAGATGCGGGGGTCGGTCATTCGCCGGAAACGGTATCTCAGTGAAGTCTCCTCGAAGACACGCCGCCTCGCCGCGGAGCGGGAACTGCTTGCGCAACACGGCGGCCAGGGGGTCTTCTGCGAACTGCAAGGCAACCTGTTCTTTGGCACCACCGACCAACTGTTCTCGCAGTTGGAACAGGATCTCCGCAGGAGAAAATATATCCTGTTCGACATGCGCCGCGTGCAGTCCCTGGATTTCACGGCCGCCCATCTTCTGTACCAGATGCAGGCGCAACTGGCGGAACGGGGCGGGCGCCTGCTGTTCAGCGGTATGCCCTCCACCGTGCTCGACCGGCGTCACTTCGAGCACGACCTGGCCCGTGCCGGGGTTCTGCGCAAGGATGGCGGCGCGATGGTATTCGAGACCCTGGACGCGGCCCTGGAGTGGATGGAAGAGCAAATCCTCGAGAGCGCCGCGCCCGGGCCGCCGAACGAGGAACCGCTCCTTCAATTGCGGGACATCGACCTGTTCCGTGGTTTGGACGAAAGCGCCATGCACGTCCTGGGCGCGTGCGCGCGGGAGTTGTCGATACCGCCGGGCGAGAAGGTCTTTGCCCAAGGCGATACCGGCGACGAGTTGTATCTGGTGCGGCGGGGCAGCGTTCGCATCCTGCTGCCTCTCGAAGGCGGGAAGCGCCATCACGTGGCCACGTTCGGCCACGGCGACTTCTTCGGCGAGTTGTCGTTCCTGGACCGCGGCCTGCGCTCCGCCGACGCCGAGGCGAAGGCGGCGACGGAGTTGTACGCGTTGCCGCGCGCGCGGTTCGACGCGGAAGTGCAGCGTTCGGCGGCGGCGTTCAGCGGGCAGTTTTTCGCGCGGCTCGCGCTGGTCATTGCGAAGCGCATGCGGCAGACCGATATCGAGCTCCAGGCATTGGAGGAGCGTTAA
- a CDS encoding DUF2961 domain-containing protein: MTGSCGQPQQSQALDDEPRLPAAYEVSLRESLFSDLLYLRDSTSARVSSWDRSGANVDFRDVPAGETLELANIPGAGCIRHIYFTVMTSMGHIGDSRYLRDLVLRAYWDGEAEPSIETPFGDFFGQGHGCIRYFRSLMVTVNEGAETMGPNAPAFSVGFNSYFPMPFSHGARLTLTNDGETDVGAVWYHIDYEAMGSLEPNIGRFHAQWRRQNPTPPVGDAQTPVNTTITGARNGDGANNYVILEAEGHGNFAGYFLNVHNFFTTWYGEGDDMIFIDGAAWPPAVHGTGTEECFGGGACPNIEYAGPYTGFHLIGNKDYAGKTSMYRFYVADPLRFRKSIKVTIEHGHANNFANDYSSTAFWYQEEPHAPFPALLSAAQRRPAVGDDAHDRAAAGYQRLQANRGRYAAFLHEKQVDPPADIEETVMQQLLPQIADALTAHDYAAAAEKCQSANQLLEDFLGKSQ; this comes from the coding sequence ATGACCGGTTCGTGTGGTCAGCCGCAGCAATCCCAAGCGCTTGACGATGAGCCGCGGCTTCCGGCCGCGTATGAGGTGTCGCTCAGGGAATCCCTTTTCTCCGACCTGTTGTATCTGCGCGACAGCACCAGCGCGCGCGTTTCCAGCTGGGACCGCAGCGGTGCGAACGTGGATTTCCGGGACGTACCCGCGGGAGAAACGCTCGAACTCGCGAATATTCCGGGGGCGGGCTGCATCCGGCACATCTACTTCACGGTCATGACCTCGATGGGTCACATCGGCGATTCGCGGTATCTTCGCGACCTTGTTCTGCGCGCGTACTGGGACGGCGAAGCCGAACCCAGCATCGAGACGCCGTTCGGCGATTTCTTCGGCCAGGGCCATGGCTGCATCCGGTATTTCCGTTCGCTTATGGTCACGGTGAACGAGGGCGCCGAGACCATGGGCCCCAATGCGCCGGCGTTCTCGGTGGGCTTCAACAGTTATTTCCCCATGCCGTTTTCGCACGGTGCGCGGCTGACCCTGACCAATGATGGCGAAACGGATGTGGGCGCCGTCTGGTATCACATTGATTACGAGGCGATGGGCAGTCTCGAGCCGAATATTGGGCGCTTCCACGCGCAGTGGCGGCGGCAAAACCCCACGCCGCCCGTCGGTGACGCGCAGACCCCCGTCAACACGACGATCACAGGCGCGCGGAACGGGGACGGCGCAAATAACTACGTCATCCTTGAAGCGGAGGGGCACGGGAACTTCGCCGGTTATTTCCTGAACGTGCACAATTTCTTCACGACGTGGTACGGGGAGGGCGACGACATGATCTTTATCGATGGCGCTGCATGGCCGCCCGCGGTCCACGGCACGGGCACGGAAGAGTGCTTCGGCGGCGGCGCGTGCCCGAACATCGAGTATGCCGGGCCGTATACGGGTTTTCACCTGATTGGCAACAAGGATTACGCGGGCAAGACGTCCATGTACCGGTTCTACGTGGCCGACCCGCTGCGGTTCCGGAAGTCGATCAAGGTGACGATTGAGCACGGTCACGCGAACAATTTCGCGAACGATTATTCGAGCACGGCGTTCTGGTACCAGGAGGAGCCGCATGCGCCATTCCCCGCGCTGCTTTCTGCCGCGCAGCGCAGGCCGGCCGTGGGCGACGACGCGCACGACCGCGCGGCGGCGGGTTATCAGCGGCTGCAGGCGAACAGAGGCCGATACGCCGCGTTCCTGCATGAAAAGCAGGTTGACCCGCCCGCCGACATAGAAGAGACGGTCATGCAGCAGCTCCTGCCGCAGATTGCGGACGCGCTCACCGCGCACGACTACGCGGCGGCGGCGGAGAAGTGCCAGTCGGCGAATCAGCTGCTCGAAGACTTTCTCGGCAAGAGCCAATAA
- a CDS encoding sulfatase-like hydrolase/transferase, translating to MSVATRSSRIRRCSLAAILLLSAAVLRGCGDRAGAPPARVIWITIDSLRADHLGYAGYDRHVSPNLDALAAASADFRFAMAPSNVTRRSVTAYMTGKHYSQVHEDPMQIGLPEDEVSIAEAFQASGWRTIGCVTNFFLRPEEGQAQGFDVYHALYQYNAPYGTIDEIIETLRKTYARSTRSEFIYIHTMDVHHPYRPPLPYGAEFIPRYDRRVVREGNLYNDDGSVVIGDLPYYAEGHDVQPEDIAFLMSLYDGAIQYTDARLPELLDALAYDPARDMLVITSDHGEQFFEHGFWRHGAMLMPEELHVPLLVRCPGVQPGRHGGAVSLLDLYPTFCELFSLRRPGGLAGESLVPVLQGGAPSGRTVYCETPDGTGPAAAVVNGTHLYSVCADAQYTRPEAIWPFAETLYDLRTDPGCVRNIAAESPEIADTMNAELRRLNARWMHFTRDVFQGSDGAVTLGPDLLAPAWARSPSVPAAQVAGAQDSVRFDAPAPELVLAAPVDAPGAPHVLEIPYRLSSGVLEVTLSEGDGTDTVWRYACRKASPAWKTLRRRVYPNAAEVRLVMRMREPGAVEFRAPSLRRAMLPAAPFASPATRAAAPDEAQGLSDEERQRLETLGYIGP from the coding sequence ATGAGCGTAGCGACAAGGTCTTCGCGTATTCGCCGCTGTTCCCTCGCGGCGATTTTGCTGTTGTCTGCGGCGGTGCTCCGCGGCTGCGGAGACCGGGCCGGCGCGCCGCCCGCGCGCGTGATCTGGATTACGATCGACTCGCTGCGCGCGGACCATCTCGGCTACGCGGGGTATGACCGGCATGTTTCGCCGAACCTGGACGCGCTGGCGGCTGCGTCCGCCGATTTCCGTTTTGCCATGGCCCCCTCGAACGTGACGCGGCGGTCCGTGACCGCGTACATGACGGGCAAGCATTACTCACAGGTCCACGAAGACCCCATGCAGATTGGCCTGCCCGAGGACGAGGTTTCGATAGCGGAGGCATTCCAGGCGTCGGGCTGGCGCACCATCGGCTGCGTGACCAATTTCTTCCTCAGGCCTGAAGAAGGCCAGGCGCAGGGCTTCGACGTCTATCACGCTCTCTATCAATACAATGCCCCCTACGGCACGATTGATGAAATCATCGAAACGCTGCGCAAGACCTATGCGAGGAGCACACGTTCCGAATTCATCTACATTCACACGATGGACGTGCATCATCCGTACCGTCCGCCGCTGCCGTATGGCGCGGAATTCATACCGCGCTATGACCGCCGCGTCGTCCGCGAGGGCAACCTGTACAACGACGACGGCTCGGTAGTGATCGGCGACCTGCCCTACTATGCCGAAGGGCACGACGTGCAGCCGGAGGACATCGCGTTCTTGATGAGCCTATACGACGGGGCCATTCAGTACACGGACGCGCGTCTGCCGGAACTGCTGGACGCGCTGGCCTACGACCCGGCGCGCGACATGCTCGTCATAACCTCCGATCACGGCGAGCAGTTTTTTGAACATGGATTCTGGCGGCATGGCGCCATGCTCATGCCCGAAGAACTGCATGTGCCGCTGCTCGTGCGCTGCCCGGGCGTGCAGCCCGGACGACACGGCGGCGCGGTGAGCCTTCTCGACCTTTACCCCACCTTCTGCGAACTCTTCTCGCTGCGGCGGCCCGGCGGGCTGGCCGGTGAGAGCCTGGTGCCCGTCCTGCAGGGCGGGGCCCCGTCCGGCCGGACGGTCTACTGCGAAACGCCTGATGGCACCGGCCCCGCGGCCGCCGTCGTGAACGGCACGCACCTTTACTCCGTGTGCGCCGACGCGCAGTACACTCGACCGGAGGCCATCTGGCCGTTTGCCGAAACCCTGTACGACCTGCGTACGGACCCGGGGTGCGTGCGCAATATCGCGGCCGAGTCGCCGGAAATCGCGGATACGATGAACGCGGAGTTGCGGCGGCTTAACGCGCGCTGGATGCACTTCACGCGCGATGTGTTCCAGGGCAGTGACGGCGCGGTCACTCTCGGACCCGACCTGCTTGCTCCCGCGTGGGCGCGGAGCCCCAGCGTGCCCGCCGCTCAGGTTGCGGGCGCCCAAGACAGCGTGCGCTTCGACGCGCCCGCCCCGGAATTGGTGCTGGCCGCGCCCGTCGACGCGCCCGGCGCGCCTCACGTGCTGGAAATTCCCTACCGGCTTTCCTCAGGCGTGCTTGAGGTCACGTTGTCCGAAGGGGACGGCACGGACACCGTCTGGCGTTACGCGTGCAGGAAGGCGTCGCCCGCGTGGAAGACGCTGCGCCGCCGTGTTTACCCAAACGCGGCGGAGGTGCGGCTCGTAATGCGCATGCGCGAACCCGGCGCCGTGGAGTTTCGCGCGCCCTCGTTGCGCCGGGCCATGCTGCCCGCCGCGCCGTTCGCGTCGCCGGCGACGCGCGCCGCCGCGCCCGATGAGGCGCAGGGTTTGAGCGATGAGGAGCGACAGCGCCTCGAAACGCTGGGGTATATCGGGCCATGA